In one Oscillospiraceae bacterium genomic region, the following are encoded:
- a CDS encoding phosphohydrolase, with the protein MDVTYQDVRESQEIRTYITQADRSLLARGFTEHSFAHVTRCAVTASGILEALGYGAREVELARIAGYMHDIGNVVNRHDHAQTGAVMAFRILDKLGMDPGDVACVITAIGHHDDDTAFPVNAVSAALILADKTDVRRSRVRNKDREGFDIHDRVNYAAEQSNLALDREAGTITLTLGINTEVCAVMDYFEIFLERMLLCRRAAEFFGLKFKLEINGLALL; encoded by the coding sequence ATGGATGTGACCTATCAGGACGTGCGGGAGTCCCAGGAGATCCGCACCTATATCACCCAGGCGGACCGCTCCCTGCTGGCGCGGGGCTTCACGGAGCACTCCTTCGCCCACGTGACCCGCTGCGCCGTGACGGCCAGCGGCATCCTGGAGGCGCTGGGCTACGGCGCGCGGGAGGTGGAGCTTGCCCGGATCGCCGGGTACATGCACGACATCGGCAACGTGGTCAACCGCCACGACCACGCCCAGACCGGGGCGGTGATGGCCTTCCGCATCCTGGACAAGCTGGGTATGGACCCCGGCGACGTGGCTTGTGTCATCACGGCCATCGGCCACCACGATGACGACACCGCCTTTCCGGTGAATGCCGTCTCGGCGGCCCTGATCCTGGCGGACAAGACCGACGTGCGCCGCAGCCGGGTGCGCAACAAGGACCGGGAGGGCTTCGACATCCACGACCGGGTGAACTACGCCGCCGAGCAGTCCAACCTGGCGCTGGACAGGGAGGCGGGCACCATCACCCTGACCCTGGGCATCAACACCGAGGTGTGCGCGGTGATGGACTACTTTGAAATTTTTCTGGAGCGGATGCTCCTCTGCCGCCGGGCGGCGGAGTTTTTCGGCCTCAAGTTCAAGCTGGAAATCAACGGGCTGGCGCTGCTCTAG
- a CDS encoding RNA polymerase sigma factor SigI: MEELEERVRAAGRDRQAMDALLRDYLPFLRGQAARGGPGLDFDDRLSLSMLAFADAARRYDAGRGAFLPFAEKCIRNRLLDESRRERRQTERVVPLYAQDAPAEADALSRELERQSLAGEIAQLDRDLGLCGLTFRELTRVCPSQRRARIQCLRLAACVAADPELRAGFCRTGRLPQGELARRFKLSPKTVEKHRKYIAALAVLLTGDYPGIRAFLPKEVAQ; the protein is encoded by the coding sequence ATGGAGGAGCTGGAGGAGCGGGTCAGGGCCGCGGGGCGGGACAGGCAGGCCATGGACGCGCTGCTGCGGGACTACCTGCCCTTCCTCAGGGGGCAGGCAGCCCGGGGCGGGCCGGGCCTGGACTTCGACGACCGGCTGAGCCTGTCCATGTTGGCCTTCGCCGACGCGGCCCGGCGGTATGACGCCGGACGGGGCGCCTTCCTCCCCTTCGCGGAGAAGTGCATCCGCAACCGCCTTCTGGACGAGAGCCGCCGGGAGCGGCGGCAGACAGAGCGTGTTGTGCCGCTGTACGCGCAGGACGCGCCGGCAGAGGCAGACGCGCTCTCCCGGGAGCTGGAGCGGCAGTCGCTGGCCGGGGAGATCGCGCAGCTGGACCGGGACTTGGGCCTGTGCGGCCTCACCTTCCGGGAGCTGACCCGGGTCTGCCCCAGCCAGCGGCGGGCGCGGATCCAGTGCCTCCGGCTGGCCGCCTGTGTGGCGGCGGATCCCGAGCTGCGCGCCGGGTTTTGCCGCACGGGCAGGCTCCCCCAGGGGGAGCTGGCCCGGCGGTTTAAGCTCTCGCCCAAGACGGTGGAGAAGCACCGCAAGTACATCGCGGCCCTGGCCGTCCTTTTAACCGGGGATTACCCCGGGATCCGGGCGTTCCTGCCCAAGGAGGTGGCGCAATGA
- the metA gene encoding homoserine O-succinyltransferase, which translates to MPIRIPDSLPARAVLEGENIFVMTEYRAMHQDIRPLNVLILNLMPTKIVTETQILRKLSNTPIQVQVELLQTSSYQSHNTDGEHLESFYTTFDQVKERKYDGLIITGAPVENLEFDQVDYWSELCDIMAWSKTHVHSTLHICWGAQAGLYYHHGIAKRSLPRKLFGVYEHRVLKPSSPLFRGFDDVFSAPNSRYTEVWEEDIRACGDLELLATSSEAGVFAVKTRDSRRFYIMGHPEYDPDTLAKEYRRDVEKGLPIAVPRNYFPEDDPRREPIVRWRSAGQLLYTNWLNYYVYQTTPYDLDKV; encoded by the coding sequence ATGCCGATACGAATACCCGATTCCCTGCCCGCCCGCGCCGTGCTGGAGGGCGAGAACATCTTCGTCATGACCGAATACCGGGCCATGCACCAGGACATCCGCCCGCTGAACGTGCTAATCCTGAACCTGATGCCCACCAAAATCGTCACCGAGACCCAGATCCTGCGCAAGCTGTCCAACACCCCCATCCAGGTGCAGGTGGAGCTGCTCCAGACCTCCAGCTACCAGTCCCACAACACGGACGGGGAGCACCTGGAGTCCTTCTACACCACCTTCGACCAGGTGAAGGAGCGCAAATACGACGGGCTTATCATCACCGGGGCCCCGGTGGAGAACCTGGAGTTCGATCAGGTGGACTACTGGAGCGAGCTGTGCGACATCATGGCGTGGAGCAAGACCCACGTCCACTCCACCCTCCACATCTGCTGGGGGGCCCAGGCGGGGCTGTACTATCACCACGGGATCGCCAAGCGCTCCCTGCCCAGGAAGCTCTTCGGCGTGTACGAGCACCGGGTGCTCAAGCCCAGCTCCCCCCTCTTCCGCGGCTTCGACGACGTATTTTCGGCCCCCAACTCCCGCTACACCGAGGTGTGGGAGGAGGACATCCGCGCCTGCGGGGATCTGGAGCTGCTGGCAACCTCCTCCGAGGCGGGGGTCTTTGCGGTAAAGACCCGGGACAGCCGCCGCTTCTACATCATGGGCCACCCGGAGTACGACCCGGACACCCTGGCGAAGGAGTACCGGCGGGACGTGGAAAAGGGCCTGCCCATCGCGGTGCCCCGCAACTACTTCCCCGAGGACGACCCCCGGCGGGAGCCCATCGTGCGCTGGCGCTCCGCGGGCCAGCTGCTCTACACCAACTGGCTCAACTATTACGTCTATCAGACCACGCCCTACGACTTGGACAAGGTATAA